In Hevea brasiliensis isolate MT/VB/25A 57/8 chromosome 13, ASM3005281v1, whole genome shotgun sequence, a single genomic region encodes these proteins:
- the LOC131171939 gene encoding ATP synthase subunit gamma, mitochondrial, with protein sequence MAMAALRREGRRFAAPLISPQPIRSSLIAEEQAPLGVRSISTQVVRNRMKSVKNIQKITKAMKMVAASKLRAIQTRAENSRGLWQPFTALLGDAPSVDVKKNVIVTISSDKGLCGGINSTSVKISKAMHKLTAGPEKETKYVILGEKAKAQLIRDSKKDIELSITELQKNPLNYTQVSVLADDILKNVEYDALRIIFNKFHSVVSFLPTMSTVLSPEVVEREAESGGKLGDLDSYEIEGGETKGEILQNLAEFQFSCVLFNAVLENACSEQGARMSAMDSSSRNAGEMLDRLTLTYNRTRQASITTELIEIISGASALEG encoded by the exons ATGGCGATGGCTGCTTTGAGACGTGAAGGGAGGCGATTCGCTGCTCCTCTCATCTCTCCCCAACCGATAAGATCCTCTCTTATTGCTGA GGAGCAGGCGCCTCTCGGAGTACGCTCTATTTCAACTCAAGTTG TCAGAAATAGAATGAAGAGTGTCAAAAATATTCAGAAAATTACAAAGGCCATGAAGATGGTTGCAGCCTCAAAGTTACGTGCAATACAAACTCGAGCAGAAAATTCTCGTGGCCTATGGCAGCCATTTACTGCACTTCTTGGCGATGCTCCTA GTGTTGATGTGAAGAAGAATGTAATTGTCACTATTTCTTCAGACAAAGGTCTATGTGGAGGAATTAACTCCACATCAGTCAAGATAAGCAAGGCTATGCACAAGTTGACTGCTG GTCCAGAGAAAGAAACGAAATATGTAATCTTGGGAGAAAAGGCAAAGGCTCAGTTGATACGTGACTCGAAGAAGGACATTGAACTATCCATAACTGAGTTGCAAAAGAATCCTCTGAATTATACTCAG GTCTCTGTTCTGGCAGATGACATCTTAAAGAATGTGGAATATGATGCTTTGAGGATTATCTTCAACAAGTTCCATTCAGTTGTTTCATTTCTTCCAACCATGTCAACTGTATTATCTCCAGAG GTTGTGGAGAGAGAGGCTGAATCTGGGGGAAAACTTGGAGATCTGGACTCTTATGAGATTGAAGGTGGTGAAACAAAGGGTGAAATACTTCAGAATCTTGCGGAGTTCCAGTTTTCTTGT GTCCTTTTCAATGCTGTACTGGAGAATGCTTGCAGCGAGCAAGGAGCTAGGATGTCTGCTATGGACAGCTCAAGCAGAAATGCTGGCGAGATGCTTGATCGACTGACACTTACTTATAACAG AACTCGTCAAGCATCAATCACCACTGAGTTGATCGAAATTATATCAGGAGCATCAGCATTAGAGGGTTAA